The Desulfuromonas versatilis genome has a segment encoding these proteins:
- a CDS encoding efflux RND transporter periplasmic adaptor subunit, translating into MLRSRALFSLLLCLASPVYAQPNATPPAALIVTATVEQGQPRIPRTFAATAEPRYMARVASEVDGLVEFLRVRRGDQVARGEVIARLRSYPVELQREEARARLGEVQTRIAKAEADLRRARELHSQRIISEEELQARQTELDALLQEASRNQASIRLLQDRLERMSIRAPFSGHVVRAVTELGQWVDEGEAVVELADLSTIQVMTPVPEQHLSQVKLGMQARVNFDALPGGDFSGEVTAVVPQADLASRTFPVQVSVANPEGKILAGMLARVTFMRDLDNPGLVIPKDAYVPRPDGGGYVVKIHRDTARIIPVELLQAAGGSFLVRPLDGSLEAGNRVAIRGNERLREGQQVQEAPGGGGSAP; encoded by the coding sequence ATGCTCAGGTCTCGCGCCCTGTTCAGCTTGCTGCTGTGTCTTGCCTCCCCGGTTTACGCCCAGCCGAATGCCACCCCTCCGGCCGCCCTGATCGTCACCGCCACCGTCGAACAGGGGCAGCCGCGCATCCCCCGCACCTTTGCGGCCACCGCCGAGCCGCGCTACATGGCCCGGGTGGCCAGCGAGGTTGACGGCCTGGTGGAGTTTCTCCGCGTCCGCCGCGGCGACCAGGTGGCCAGGGGCGAGGTGATCGCCCGCCTGCGGAGCTACCCTGTCGAACTGCAGCGGGAGGAGGCCAGGGCCCGCCTTGGCGAGGTACAGACCCGCATCGCCAAAGCCGAGGCCGACCTGCGCCGGGCCCGGGAGCTGCACAGCCAGCGAATCATCTCCGAGGAGGAATTGCAGGCCCGCCAGACCGAACTCGACGCCCTGTTGCAGGAAGCCAGCCGCAACCAGGCCTCCATCCGCCTGCTCCAGGACCGGCTGGAGCGGATGAGCATCCGCGCCCCCTTCAGCGGGCATGTAGTGCGGGCAGTCACCGAACTCGGGCAGTGGGTAGACGAGGGGGAGGCCGTCGTGGAGCTGGCGGACCTCTCGACCATCCAGGTGATGACCCCGGTCCCCGAGCAGCACCTGAGCCAGGTAAAACTCGGCATGCAGGCCCGGGTAAACTTCGACGCGCTGCCGGGGGGAGATTTCTCCGGGGAAGTCACCGCGGTGGTACCCCAGGCGGACCTCGCATCGCGCACCTTCCCGGTGCAGGTCAGCGTCGCCAACCCCGAGGGGAAAATCCTCGCCGGCATGCTGGCCCGGGTCACCTTTATGCGCGACCTCGACAACCCGGGGCTGGTGATTCCCAAGGATGCCTATGTACCCCGCCCCGACGGCGGCGGATACGTGGTGAAAATTCATCGGGATACAGCTCGAATCATTCCCGTGGAACTGCTCCAGGCGGCCGGGGGGAGCTTCCTGGTGCGCCCCCTGGATGGTTCCCTCGAGGCGGGGAACCGCGTGGCCATCCGCGGCAACGAAAGGCTCCGCGAGGGGCAGCAGGTCCAGGAAGCCCCGGGTGGCGGGGGGAGTGCGCCATGA
- the purD gene encoding phosphoribosylamine--glycine ligase, whose product MKILVVGGGGREHALVWKIAQSPLVDKVYCAPGNPGIAGLAECVAIAADDIDGLLAFAREMAIELTVVGPEVPLTLGIVDRFQAAGLEIFGPSQAAARIEGSKGFSKDLMAKYGIPTAAYRSFTDRDAAVAYIREQGAPIVVKADGLAAGKGVIVAMTEEQAVAAVNEIMVDAVFGSAGASVVIEEFMEGEEASFFAFTDGKNILPLASSQDHKRVFDNDEGPNTGGMGAYSPAPVVTEALTAEVLDTIVRPTIEGMAAEGCPYSGILYVGLMIAGGKARVVEFNARFGDPEAQPLLMRMKSDIVPVLQSIARGKLTQGSLEWHDKAAVCVVMASGGYPGSFEKGYEIKGLEDAAKIDDLMVFHAGTTLKDARIVNHGGRVLGVTGLGASVAEAIEKAYLGVQAIGWEKVHFRKDIGRRALHR is encoded by the coding sequence ATGAAGATTTTAGTTGTCGGCGGCGGCGGCCGCGAGCATGCCCTGGTCTGGAAGATTGCCCAGTCGCCCCTGGTGGACAAGGTCTACTGTGCGCCGGGCAACCCCGGCATCGCCGGGCTGGCCGAGTGCGTGGCGATCGCTGCGGACGACATCGACGGGCTGCTGGCCTTCGCCAGGGAGATGGCCATCGAGCTGACCGTGGTCGGCCCCGAGGTGCCCCTGACCCTGGGGATCGTCGACCGCTTCCAGGCCGCCGGCCTGGAAATCTTCGGGCCGAGCCAGGCTGCCGCGCGCATCGAGGGGTCCAAGGGCTTCTCCAAGGACCTGATGGCCAAGTACGGCATCCCCACCGCCGCCTACCGCAGTTTCACCGACCGTGACGCGGCCGTGGCCTACATCCGCGAGCAGGGCGCGCCCATCGTGGTCAAGGCCGACGGCCTGGCCGCCGGCAAGGGGGTCATCGTCGCCATGACCGAGGAGCAGGCGGTGGCGGCGGTAAACGAGATCATGGTCGATGCGGTCTTCGGCAGCGCCGGAGCCAGCGTAGTCATCGAGGAGTTCATGGAGGGGGAGGAGGCCTCCTTCTTCGCCTTCACCGACGGCAAGAACATCCTGCCGCTGGCCTCCAGCCAGGACCACAAGCGGGTCTTCGACAACGACGAGGGGCCCAACACCGGCGGCATGGGCGCCTACTCGCCGGCCCCGGTAGTTACCGAGGCCCTCACCGCCGAGGTCCTCGACACCATCGTGCGGCCGACCATCGAGGGGATGGCCGCCGAAGGCTGCCCCTACTCGGGCATTCTCTACGTCGGGCTGATGATCGCCGGCGGCAAGGCCCGGGTGGTGGAGTTCAACGCCCGTTTCGGCGACCCCGAGGCCCAGCCTCTGCTGATGCGGATGAAATCGGACATCGTGCCGGTGCTGCAGTCCATCGCCCGCGGCAAGCTGACCCAGGGCTCCCTGGAGTGGCACGACAAGGCCGCCGTCTGCGTGGTGATGGCCTCGGGCGGCTATCCGGGATCCTTTGAAAAAGGCTATGAAATCAAGGGGCTCGAAGACGCGGCCAAGATCGATGATCTCATGGTCTTTCACGCCGGCACGACCCTCAAGGACGCCAGGATCGTCAACCACGGAGGCCGGGTGCTCGGTGTGACCGGCTTGGGGGCCAGCGTGGCCGAGGCGATCGAAAAGGCCTATCTCGGGGTGCAGGCCATCGGCTGGGAGAAGGTCCATTTTCGCAAGGACATCGGCCGCAGGGCGCTGCATCGCTGA
- the alr gene encoding alanine racemase produces MQGRRPTVAEIDLSALAHNFSHIRSRTAGRQVLAVVKADAYGHGAARVAPFLQAQGAELFGVALVEEALELRAAGVTRPILVLGGIYPGQEQQVLVAGLSCTLFCLETARRLNAEAAAAGQICPFHLKLDSGMGRVGVRPEELAGVLDELAGLRSLRMEGFFSHLALADEPGREFNEVQVRRFREALARVRERGFAPGFVHISNSAAIFTRDIPEANLVRPGIALYGGLPAPGLEGTIDLRPVMHLRTRVAALKTVAPGTGISYSHRFSAERPTVVATLPVGYADGYNRLLTNRGEVLVRGRRARVAGTVCMDWIMIDVTDVPGVAVGDEVTLLGSAEGGSISAEEWAEKVGSISYEVFCGIGKRVPRVYLGEE; encoded by the coding sequence ATGCAGGGTCGCCGTCCTACCGTTGCCGAAATCGACCTTTCGGCCCTGGCCCATAATTTTTCCCATATCCGCTCGCGAACCGCCGGCCGTCAGGTGCTGGCGGTGGTCAAGGCCGACGCCTACGGGCACGGCGCCGCCCGCGTCGCCCCGTTTCTTCAGGCGCAGGGTGCCGAGCTGTTCGGTGTCGCCCTGGTGGAGGAAGCTCTGGAGCTGCGTGCCGCCGGGGTCACCCGGCCGATCCTTGTTCTGGGCGGCATCTACCCCGGGCAGGAGCAGCAGGTGCTCGTCGCCGGCCTCTCCTGCACCCTGTTCTGCCTCGAGACTGCCCGGCGCCTGAATGCCGAGGCCGCAGCTGCTGGGCAGATCTGCCCCTTTCATCTTAAGCTCGATTCGGGGATGGGGCGGGTCGGCGTCCGACCGGAGGAATTGGCCGGGGTGCTGGATGAACTTGCCGGCTTGAGGTCTCTGCGCATGGAGGGGTTCTTCTCGCACCTGGCGCTGGCCGACGAACCCGGCCGGGAGTTCAACGAGGTCCAGGTGCGGAGGTTCCGCGAGGCCCTGGCCCGGGTGCGCGAGCGGGGCTTCGCGCCGGGTTTCGTGCATATCAGCAACAGCGCCGCCATCTTTACCCGGGATATCCCCGAAGCCAACCTGGTGCGCCCCGGCATCGCCCTCTACGGCGGCCTGCCGGCACCGGGGCTGGAGGGGACCATCGACCTGCGTCCGGTCATGCACCTGCGCACCCGGGTGGCGGCTCTCAAGACGGTGGCGCCGGGCACGGGGATCTCCTACAGCCACCGCTTCAGCGCAGAGAGGCCCACCGTGGTCGCCACACTGCCGGTCGGCTATGCCGACGGCTACAACCGGCTGCTGACCAACCGTGGCGAGGTGCTGGTTCGCGGGCGCCGCGCCCGGGTCGCCGGCACGGTCTGCATGGACTGGATCATGATCGATGTCACCGATGTCCCCGGTGTCGCCGTCGGCGACGAGGTAACCCTGCTCGGGTCCGCCGAGGGGGGCAGTATCAGCGCCGAGGAGTGGGCGGAGAAGGTCGGCAGCATCTCCTACGAGGTGTTCTGCGGCATCGGCAAGCGGGTGCCGAGGGTGTATTTAGGTGAGGAGTGA
- a CDS encoding CooT family nickel-binding protein, with translation MCLDHGTFLLIDGDQETPLEHVSSILAAGGQLKLVDVFGKTRSIAGAIGEIDLLNKRIVLA, from the coding sequence ATGTGTCTTGATCATGGGACGTTTCTTCTCATCGACGGCGACCAGGAAACTCCTCTGGAGCACGTCTCGTCGATCCTGGCCGCGGGCGGCCAGCTCAAGCTGGTGGATGTGTTCGGCAAGACCCGCAGCATTGCCGGCGCGATCGGCGAAATCGACCTGCTCAACAAACGCATCGTGCTCGCTTGA
- the thiC gene encoding phosphomethylpyrimidine synthase ThiC, whose protein sequence is MTQLEAARKGIITDKMKQAAAAENIDPEILRQRIAEGTAIICHNNKHGNGIPLAVGKGLRTKVNANIGTSKDDKSIDKELEKARVAVAAGADAIMDLSTGGPIDEIRAAIISQTNACIGSVPLYQAAVDTVTRKNKAMVEMTVDEIFDGIVKHLEDGVDFITVHCGVTRATVERMDREGRIMEVVSRGGSFTIEWMTHNNAENPLYEHFDRLLEIVKPFDATLSLGDGFRPGCLADATDRAQIHELIVLGELTQRAWEAGVQVMIEGPGHVPLNQIEANIQLQKRLCHGAPFYVLGPLVTDIAPGYDHITCAIGGTLAASAGADFLCYVTASEHLRLPTVEDVHEGVIACRIAAHAADIVKGVPGALEKDIAMARCRKALDWEGQFALALDPEKARRLRAESGVDEEHGACTMCGEFCAYKVMTARKEKLVAG, encoded by the coding sequence ATGACCCAGCTCGAAGCCGCCCGCAAGGGCATCATCACCGACAAAATGAAACAGGCCGCCGCGGCGGAGAATATCGACCCGGAGATCCTGCGCCAGCGCATCGCCGAAGGAACGGCGATCATCTGCCACAACAACAAGCACGGCAACGGCATCCCGCTGGCGGTCGGCAAGGGCCTGCGCACCAAGGTCAACGCCAACATCGGCACCAGCAAGGACGACAAGAGCATCGACAAGGAGCTGGAAAAGGCCCGCGTCGCGGTGGCCGCCGGCGCCGACGCGATCATGGACCTCTCTACCGGCGGGCCCATTGACGAGATCCGCGCGGCGATCATCTCCCAGACCAACGCCTGCATCGGCTCGGTCCCCCTTTACCAGGCGGCGGTCGACACGGTGACCCGCAAGAACAAGGCGATGGTCGAGATGACCGTCGACGAGATCTTCGACGGCATCGTCAAGCACCTCGAGGATGGGGTCGACTTCATCACCGTGCACTGCGGGGTCACCCGCGCCACCGTCGAGCGTATGGACCGTGAGGGGCGGATCATGGAGGTGGTCTCCCGCGGCGGCTCCTTCACCATCGAGTGGATGACCCACAACAACGCCGAAAACCCCCTCTACGAGCACTTCGACCGGCTGCTCGAGATCGTCAAGCCTTTCGATGCCACCCTGTCGCTGGGCGACGGCTTCCGCCCCGGTTGCCTGGCCGACGCCACCGACCGCGCCCAGATCCACGAGCTGATCGTGCTCGGCGAACTGACCCAGCGCGCCTGGGAGGCCGGCGTCCAGGTGATGATCGAGGGACCCGGCCACGTGCCGCTCAACCAGATCGAGGCCAATATCCAGCTGCAGAAGCGGCTCTGCCACGGCGCCCCCTTCTACGTGCTGGGGCCCCTGGTCACCGACATCGCCCCGGGCTACGACCACATCACCTGCGCCATCGGCGGCACCCTGGCGGCCAGCGCCGGCGCCGACTTTCTCTGCTACGTCACCGCCAGCGAGCACCTGCGCCTGCCGACGGTGGAGGACGTGCACGAGGGGGTCATCGCCTGCCGCATCGCCGCCCACGCCGCCGACATCGTCAAAGGGGTGCCCGGCGCCCTCGAGAAAGACATCGCCATGGCCCGCTGCCGCAAGGCCCTCGACTGGGAGGGGCAGTTCGCCCTCGCCCTCGACCCCGAGAAGGCCCGCCGTCTGCGCGCCGAATCGGGGGTCGACGAGGAGCACGGCGCCTGCACCATGTGCGGCGAGTTCTGCGCCTACAAGGTGATGACCGCCCGCAAGGAAAAGCTGGTCGCCGGCTGA
- the thiD gene encoding bifunctional hydroxymethylpyrimidine kinase/phosphomethylpyrimidine kinase: MIKGLYVITDSDRDGNLAARVEAALQGGARVIQYRDKELPAERRIEAARQLAGLCRKVGATFIVNDDANLAAACEADGVHLGQGDGTVAEARKILGHQRIIGVSTRTVEQALKAETQGADYIGVGSIYPTGTKQDTELVGIDTLKKVRRAVKIPIVAIGGIDRERADEAITAGADAVAVISAVMADPFPSLAAREIALQFNRHLPYPRGRVLSVAGSDSGGGAGIQADLKTITLLGAFGSSALTALTAQNTRGVRGIHPCPEDFVADQIEAVLSDLGADTVKTGMLYSAEIIGVVARALKRRNLLTVVDPVMIAKGGAPLLQQQAVDTLLARLLPLTYLITPNIPEAEAIAGLKVKTEADMEVAARALQKLGARNVLIKGGHLPGPAVDLLLAGDSVHRFGAERLETPNTHGTGCTYSAAIATFIAQGMPLVKAVEKAKAFITEAIRSAVPLGSGHGPVNHWQAAKAVISDE, from the coding sequence ATGATCAAAGGGCTTTACGTCATCACCGACAGCGACCGCGACGGCAACCTGGCCGCTCGGGTCGAAGCCGCCCTGCAGGGCGGTGCCCGGGTGATCCAGTACCGGGACAAGGAGCTGCCCGCAGAGCGCCGGATCGAGGCTGCCCGGCAGCTCGCCGGGCTTTGCCGCAAGGTCGGGGCTACCTTCATCGTCAACGACGATGCCAACCTCGCCGCCGCCTGCGAGGCCGACGGCGTGCACCTTGGCCAGGGGGACGGGACGGTCGCCGAGGCCCGCAAGATTCTCGGTCACCAGCGCATAATCGGCGTCTCCACCCGCACCGTCGAGCAGGCGCTCAAGGCCGAAACCCAGGGGGCCGACTACATCGGCGTTGGCAGCATCTACCCCACCGGCACCAAGCAGGACACCGAGCTGGTCGGCATCGATACCCTGAAGAAGGTGCGCCGCGCCGTCAAGATCCCCATCGTCGCCATCGGCGGCATCGACCGGGAGCGGGCCGACGAGGCTATCACGGCCGGCGCCGACGCGGTGGCGGTGATCTCGGCGGTGATGGCCGACCCCTTTCCGTCCCTGGCGGCCCGCGAGATCGCCCTGCAGTTCAACCGCCACCTCCCCTACCCCCGCGGCCGCGTGCTGAGCGTGGCCGGGTCCGACTCGGGAGGTGGCGCCGGCATCCAGGCCGACCTGAAGACCATCACCCTGCTCGGCGCCTTCGGCAGCAGCGCCCTGACCGCCCTGACCGCGCAGAACACCCGGGGAGTGCGGGGCATCCACCCCTGTCCGGAGGATTTCGTCGCCGACCAGATCGAGGCGGTCCTCTCCGACCTGGGGGCCGACACGGTGAAGACCGGCATGCTCTACTCGGCGGAGATCATCGGCGTGGTCGCCCGCGCGCTCAAGCGGCGCAACCTGCTGACGGTGGTCGACCCGGTGATGATCGCCAAGGGGGGCGCCCCCTTGCTGCAGCAGCAGGCCGTCGACACCCTGCTGGCCCGGTTGCTCCCGCTCACCTACCTGATCACCCCCAACATCCCCGAAGCGGAAGCCATCGCTGGGCTCAAGGTCAAAACCGAGGCCGACATGGAGGTGGCGGCCCGCGCCCTGCAGAAGCTGGGCGCGCGCAACGTGCTGATCAAGGGCGGACATCTGCCGGGGCCCGCCGTCGACCTGCTGCTTGCCGGCGACAGCGTTCACCGCTTCGGCGCCGAACGGCTCGAAACCCCCAACACCCACGGCACCGGCTGCACCTACTCGGCGGCCATCGCTACCTTCATCGCCCAGGGAATGCCCCTGGTCAAGGCGGTGGAAAAGGCCAAGGCGTTCATCACCGAAGCAATCCGCAGCGCCGTCCCCCTGGGCAGCGGCCACGGCCCGGTCAACCACTGGCAGGCGGCAAAAGCCGTAATCAGTGATGAGTAA
- a CDS encoding ASKHA domain-containing protein: MRSEEWRASGSGLRLGLDLGTTTLAGRLIDGAGKCLAEGKLANPQSAFGSDIIRRLEAARGGNAQKLQALLAQGIGGLIDDLLARAGRSRGEIAAAAAAGNPGICHLLRGLEVDSVLFPPHRPPDCAGVHLEPRGLGLDLPVSLYLFPLVSGYVGGDLVAFLFAEPEPAASTFFLDVGTNGEMALFADGRWWTTSVAAGPAFEGGGISCGMAAKAGAVEQVRLDGDRLRLGVIGGGAPRGLCGSGLVEAVAAALEGGLMDPRGTLRDPGEVASHLSRYLVESPEGNALRLYRDASVELRLTQEDVRNFQLAKGAVQAGALCLLRRAGVAPEDLAAVVVTGAFGFSLASAALKRVAMLPETMVDKVRFVPGGALAGVCRLLADPEGPARAQALADRLKPYPLSGTPAFEQAFLAALDF; the protein is encoded by the coding sequence GTGAGGAGTGAGGAGTGGAGGGCCTCCGGCTCTGGTCTGCGCCTCGGGCTGGATTTGGGGACGACGACGTTGGCCGGGCGGCTGATCGATGGTGCCGGGAAATGCCTGGCCGAGGGGAAGCTGGCCAACCCCCAGTCGGCCTTCGGCAGTGACATCATCCGCCGCCTCGAGGCGGCGCGCGGTGGAAACGCCCAGAAGTTGCAAGCGCTGTTGGCCCAGGGGATCGGCGGGCTGATCGACGATCTGCTGGCGCGGGCCGGGCGCTCACGGGGGGAGATTGCCGCGGCGGCGGCGGCCGGCAATCCCGGCATCTGCCACTTGCTGCGCGGTCTGGAGGTCGACTCGGTCCTGTTTCCCCCGCACCGGCCCCCCGACTGCGCCGGGGTTCATCTCGAGCCGAGAGGGCTCGGTCTGGATCTGCCCGTCTCCCTCTACCTGTTTCCCCTGGTCAGCGGCTATGTCGGCGGCGACCTGGTGGCCTTCCTGTTTGCAGAGCCCGAGCCGGCAGCGAGCACCTTTTTTCTCGATGTCGGCACCAACGGCGAGATGGCCCTGTTCGCCGACGGGCGCTGGTGGACCACATCGGTAGCGGCGGGACCGGCCTTCGAGGGGGGCGGGATCTCCTGCGGCATGGCTGCGAAGGCCGGCGCGGTGGAGCAGGTGCGCCTCGACGGCGACCGGCTGCGCCTGGGGGTGATCGGCGGCGGCGCGCCCCGCGGGCTTTGCGGCAGCGGCCTGGTCGAGGCGGTGGCCGCCGCGCTCGAGGGAGGGCTGATGGACCCCCGCGGAACCCTGCGCGATCCGGGCGAGGTGGCGAGCCACCTGTCCCGCTACCTGGTCGAGTCGCCCGAGGGGAACGCCTTGCGGCTGTACCGGGATGCGTCGGTGGAGCTGCGGCTCACCCAGGAGGATGTGCGCAATTTCCAGCTGGCCAAGGGGGCCGTGCAGGCCGGGGCACTCTGTCTGCTGCGGCGCGCCGGGGTCGCGCCCGAGGACCTCGCGGCGGTGGTGGTGACCGGCGCCTTTGGCTTTTCCCTGGCTTCCGCGGCCCTGAAAAGGGTTGCCATGCTGCCGGAAACCATGGTAGATAAGGTCCGTTTTGTCCCCGGGGGAGCGCTTGCCGGCGTCTGCCGTCTGCTGGCTGATCCCGAGGGGCCTGCCAGGGCCCAGGCCCTGGCCGACCGGCTCAAGCCTTACCCCCTTTCGGGGACCCCGGCCTTCGAACAGGCCTTCCTCGCAGCCCTCGATTTCTGA
- the purH gene encoding bifunctional phosphoribosylaminoimidazolecarboxamide formyltransferase/IMP cyclohydrolase: MATIKRALISVSDKTGVVDFARELSGYGVEILSTGGTAKLLREQGLAVKDVSEFTGFPEMLDGRVKTLHPKVHGGLLGMRENPEHVAKMKEHGIEPIDMVVVNLYPFEATVAKPDCTLEDAIENIDIGGPTMLRSAAKNNRDVTVLVDHADYAGVLAEMKQSGGAVGRETNFRLAVKVYQHTAAYDGAISNWLGRKLDAESAEFPPTLTLQYKKAQGMRYGENPHQKAAFYVEKEVKEASIATAKQLQGKELSYNNIADTDAALECVKQFGEAPACVIVKHANPCGVALGSNLLEAYNRAFSTDTESAFGGIIAFNGELDADTAKVIVERQFVEVIIAPKVSAEAVAVVAAKKNVRLLECGQWPAQPAQRFEFKRVNGGMLVQDTDLELTAELKVVTKRQPTDAEMRDLLFTWQVAKFVKSNAIVYGKDGMTIGVGAGQMSRVNSARIAAIKAEHAGLQVKGAVMASDAFFPFRDGIDNAAAAGIAAVIQPGGSIRDEEVIAAADEHGMAMVFTGMRHFRH; the protein is encoded by the coding sequence ATGGCTACCATCAAGCGTGCTCTCATCAGTGTTTCGGACAAGACCGGCGTGGTTGACTTCGCCCGGGAACTCAGCGGCTACGGCGTGGAGATCCTCTCCACCGGCGGCACCGCCAAGCTGCTGCGCGAGCAGGGGCTCGCGGTCAAGGACGTCTCCGAGTTCACCGGTTTTCCCGAGATGCTCGACGGCCGGGTCAAGACCCTGCACCCCAAGGTCCACGGCGGCCTGCTGGGGATGCGGGAGAACCCAGAGCACGTGGCCAAGATGAAGGAGCACGGCATCGAGCCCATCGACATGGTGGTGGTCAACCTCTACCCCTTCGAGGCTACCGTCGCCAAGCCCGACTGCACCCTCGAGGATGCCATCGAGAACATCGACATCGGCGGCCCGACCATGTTGCGCAGCGCCGCCAAGAACAACCGCGACGTCACCGTGCTGGTCGACCACGCCGACTACGCCGGGGTGCTGGCCGAGATGAAGCAGAGCGGCGGCGCGGTCGGCCGCGAGACCAACTTCCGCCTGGCGGTCAAGGTCTACCAGCACACCGCCGCCTACGACGGCGCCATCTCCAACTGGCTGGGGCGCAAGCTCGATGCCGAGTCGGCCGAATTCCCGCCGACCCTGACCCTGCAGTACAAGAAGGCCCAGGGGATGCGCTACGGTGAAAACCCCCACCAGAAAGCGGCCTTTTACGTCGAAAAGGAGGTCAAAGAGGCCTCCATCGCCACCGCCAAGCAGCTGCAGGGCAAGGAGCTTTCGTACAACAACATCGCCGACACCGACGCCGCCCTCGAGTGCGTCAAACAGTTCGGCGAGGCCCCGGCCTGCGTCATCGTCAAGCACGCCAACCCCTGTGGCGTCGCCCTCGGCAGCAACCTCCTCGAGGCCTACAACCGGGCCTTTTCCACCGACACCGAGTCGGCTTTCGGCGGCATCATCGCCTTCAACGGCGAGCTCGATGCCGATACCGCCAAGGTCATCGTCGAGCGCCAGTTCGTAGAGGTGATCATCGCCCCCAAGGTCAGCGCCGAGGCCGTGGCGGTGGTCGCCGCCAAGAAGAACGTGCGCCTGCTCGAGTGCGGCCAGTGGCCGGCCCAGCCCGCCCAGCGCTTTGAATTCAAGCGGGTCAACGGCGGCATGCTGGTGCAGGACACCGATCTGGAGCTGACCGCCGAACTCAAGGTGGTCACCAAGCGCCAGCCCACCGACGCCGAGATGCGCGATCTGCTCTTCACCTGGCAGGTCGCCAAGTTCGTCAAGTCCAACGCCATCGTCTACGGCAAGGACGGCATGACCATCGGGGTCGGCGCCGGGCAGATGAGCCGGGTCAACTCGGCACGCATCGCCGCCATCAAGGCCGAGCACGCCGGCCTGCAGGTCAAGGGGGCGGTGATGGCCTCGGACGCCTTCTTCCCCTTCCGCGACGGCATCGACAACGCCGCCGCCGCCGGCATCGCCGCGGTCATCCAGCCCGGCGGCTCGATCCGCGACGAGGAGGTCATCGCCGCCGCCGACGAACACGGCATGGCGATGGTGTTCACCGGGATGCGCCATTTCCGGCATTAA
- the resB gene encoding cytochrome c biogenesis protein ResB, which translates to MSTKRSPIDALWDFFCSLKLTIITLILLAVTSIIGTVIQQNLSPQEYLQIYSETTYRVLNSLQFFDMYHSWWFLALLGIFSINLIACSIKRFPRVWKTVHEPVLTAEDSLFRTFSNVEEHVVSGSPADYRDKIAKLFKENFAEPVVTEKEGKIHFFAQKGKYSRFGVYVTHLSILIIFLGAIIGNLWGYKAFVNIVEGTQTTKVWPRGSNEPLELGFAVHCESFSVSFYPGSNRPKEFKSILTVLEDGKPVSEELTNRPIIVNDPLRYKGITFYQSSYGPTGDPIFNFRVKVRETGETLDLVARQGQMVKLPDGGGFRVVQFAPSFQNFGPGARLETVSADGKRSNFVVLQAFPEFDAQRGGDYIFSMGEYKQRYYTGLQVAKDPGVWVVWLGCFLMVVGCIIAFFLSHRRIWLTIQPVGQKTGIKLGGSAHRNQPAFELFFDEFKKNLKNEIAS; encoded by the coding sequence TTGAGTACAAAACGAAGCCCTATCGATGCTCTCTGGGACTTTTTCTGCTCCCTCAAGCTGACTATCATCACCCTGATCCTGCTTGCCGTCACCTCGATCATCGGTACGGTCATCCAGCAGAATCTCTCTCCCCAGGAATACCTGCAGATCTACAGCGAGACGACCTACCGGGTGCTGAATTCGCTGCAGTTTTTTGACATGTACCATTCCTGGTGGTTCCTCGCCCTGCTGGGGATCTTCTCCATCAACCTGATCGCCTGCTCCATCAAGCGTTTTCCCCGGGTCTGGAAAACCGTCCACGAGCCCGTCTTGACCGCTGAAGATTCGCTGTTCCGCACCTTCAGCAACGTTGAAGAGCATGTGGTGAGCGGCTCACCGGCCGATTACCGGGACAAGATCGCCAAACTCTTCAAGGAGAACTTCGCCGAGCCGGTTGTCACCGAAAAGGAAGGCAAGATTCATTTCTTCGCCCAGAAGGGCAAGTATTCCCGGTTTGGCGTCTATGTCACCCATCTGTCCATCCTGATCATTTTCCTTGGGGCGATCATCGGCAATCTCTGGGGTTACAAGGCCTTCGTCAATATCGTCGAAGGGACCCAGACCACCAAGGTCTGGCCCCGGGGCAGCAACGAACCGCTCGAACTCGGCTTTGCCGTGCACTGCGAATCGTTCAGCGTCTCCTTCTACCCTGGCTCCAACCGGCCCAAGGAATTCAAAAGCATCCTGACCGTTCTCGAAGACGGTAAACCGGTGAGCGAGGAGCTGACCAATCGGCCGATCATCGTCAACGACCCGCTGCGCTACAAGGGGATCACCTTCTACCAGTCCAGCTATGGCCCGACCGGCGATCCGATTTTCAACTTCCGGGTCAAGGTTCGCGAGACCGGCGAGACCCTCGACCTCGTGGCAAGGCAGGGGCAGATGGTCAAACTGCCCGATGGCGGCGGGTTCCGCGTCGTTCAGTTCGCCCCCTCCTTTCAGAACTTCGGTCCCGGCGCCCGGCTCGAGACCGTCTCGGCCGACGGAAAACGCAGCAACTTCGTGGTTCTGCAGGCCTTTCCCGAATTCGACGCCCAGCGCGGCGGCGACTACATCTTCAGCATGGGCGAGTACAAGCAGCGCTATTACACCGGCCTGCAGGTGGCCAAGGACCCGGGGGTCTGGGTGGTCTGGCTCGGCTGCTTCCTGATGGTCGTCGGCTGCATCATCGCCTTTTTCCTCTCCCATCGCCGCATCTGGTTGACCATTCAGCCGGTGGGTCAGAAAACCGGCATCAAGCTGGGCGGATCGGCCCACCGCAACCAACCGGCCTTCGAACTGTTTTTTGACGAATTCAAAAAGAACCTCAAGAACGAAATCGCTTCCTAG